Proteins found in one Zea mays cultivar B73 chromosome 1, Zm-B73-REFERENCE-NAM-5.0, whole genome shotgun sequence genomic segment:
- the LOC103644218 gene encoding polygalacturonase ADPG1, with translation MASSSGMKLVYMAPLLPLLFMSGVLEAAGAGSSADGTNGNLHGSVTSRPAAAPRGRSLPESQSVFSLDRYGARGDGRNDDTRALEMAWKAACASPRPAVVLVPAGRRYLLKLLTLRGPCKSSVTLTVKGTLVASPNRADWSDSDRRHWIVFRSIDELTVNGGGAIDGNGEKWWPHSCKINKALPCKEAPTALSFHYCVGLKVEDLKIMNSQQIHMSVEDSANVLLARLSITAPGTSPNTDGIHITRSKDVRVTDCKIKTGDDCMSIENGTHNLHVSKVTCGPGHGISIGSLGDDNSRAEVSGITIDSVQLHGTTNGARIKTYQGGSGYAKDITFQNMVMYDVKNPIIIDQNYCDRAKPCGEQESAVQVSGVVFKNIRGTTSTKDAIKMNCSENVPCQGITLQNIDLEMQDGKGSTRSTCRNAKWREFGTVHPQPCTATDTE, from the exons ATGGCATCGTCCAGCGGGATGAAGCTTGTGTACATGGCGCCTCTCCTCCCGTTGCTCTTCATGTCCGGCGTTCTTGAGGCTGCAGGAGCGGGCAGCTCGGCTGACGGCACGAACGGCAACTTGCACGGGTCTGTCACCAGCAGACCTGCCGCCGCGCCCAGGGGAAGATCGCTGCCGGAATCGCAGAGCGTGTTCAGCCTCGACCGCTACGGTGCCCGTGGCGACGGGAGGAACGATGACACGCGGGCGCTGGAGATGGCGTGGAAGGCGGCGTGCGCCTCGCCACGGCCGGCCGTCGTGCTCGTCCCTGCCGGCAGGCGCTACCTGCTGAAGCTCCTCACCCTCCGTGGCCCGTGCAAGTCCAGTGTCACGCTCACGGTGAAGGGCACCCTGGTTGCATCGCCAAACCGGGCGGATTGGAGCGACAGTGACAGGAGGCACTGGATCGTGTTCCGAAGCATCGACGAGCTCACTGTCAACGGCGGTGGCGCCATCGATGGCAACGGCGAGAAATGGTGGCCTCACTCGTGCAAGATCAACAAGGCTCTC ccTTGCAAGGAGGCTCCGACGGCTCTGTCATTCCACTACTGCGTCGGCCTGAAAGTGGAGGATCTGAAAATTATGAACAGCCAACAGATCCACATGTCAGTCGAGGATTCTGCAAATGTGCTGCTGGCGCGGTTGTCCATCACAGCGCCTGGCACCAGCCCTAACACTGACGGCATCCACATCACTCGCAGCAAAGATGTACGCGTCACAGACTGCAAGATCAAGACAG GGGACGACTGCATGTCAATCGAGAACGGGACTCACAACCTCCATGTCTCCAAAGTTACCTGTGGTCCAGGGCATGGGATCAGCATCGGAAGCCTAGGAGACGACAACTCAAGAGCAGAAGTCTCCGGCATCACCATAGACTCAGTGCAACTACACGGCACAACCAACGGAGCACGCATCAAGACGTACCAGGGAGGCAGCGGATACGCCAAGGACATCACGTTCCAAAACATGGTTATGTACGACGTCAAGAACCCGATAATCATCGACCAGAACTACTGCGACAGGGCTAAGCCATGCGGAGAACAAGAGTCAGCGGTGCAGGTCAGCGGCGTCGTCTTCAAGAACATTAGAGGGACGACCAGTACCAAGGACGCCATCAAGATGAACTGCAGCGAGAACGTCCCATGCCAGGGCATTACCTTGCAGAACATCGACCTGGAAATGCAGGACGGCAAGGGCAGCACGAGAAGCACATGTAGGAATGCGAAATGGAGAGAATTTGGGACCGTTCACCCGCAGCCTTGCACTGCCACAGACACAGAGTAG
- the LOC541803 gene encoding cellulose synthase (UDP-forming), giving the protein MDGGDATNSGKHVAGQVCQICGDGVGTAADGDLFTACDVCGFPVCRPCYEYERKDGTQACPQCKTKYKRHKGSPPVHGEENEDVDADDVSDYNYQASGNQDQKQKIAERMLTWRTNSRGSDIGLAKYDSGEIGHGKYDSGEIPRGYIPSLTHSQISGEIPGASPDHMMSPVGNIGRRGHQFPYVNHSPNPSREFSGSLGNVAWKERVDGWKMKDKGAIPMTNGTSIAPSEGRGVADIDASTDYNMEDALLNDETRQPLSRKVPIPSSRINPYRMVIVLRLAVLCIFLRYRITHPVNNAYPLWLLSVICEIWFALSWILDQFPKWSPINRETYLDRLALRYDREGEPSQLAPVDIFVSTVDPMKEPPLVTANTVLSILAVDYPVDKVSCYVSDDGAAMLTFDALSETSEFARKWVPFCKKYNIEPRAPEWYFAQKIDYLKDKVQTSFVKERRAMKREYEEFKVRINGLVANAQKVPEEGWIMQDGTPWPGNNTRDHPGMIQVFLGHSGGLDVEGNELPRLVYVSREKRPGFQHHKKAGAMNALVRVSAVLTNGQYMLNLDCDHYINNSKALREAMCFLMDPNLGRNVCYVQFPQRFDGIDRNDRYANRNTVFFDINLRGLDGIQGPVYVGTGCVFNRTALYGYEPPVKKKKPGFFSSLCGGRKKTSKSKKSSEKKKSHRHADSSVPVFNLEDIEEGIEGSQFDDEKSLIMSQMSLEKRFGQSSVFVASTLMEYGGVPQSATPESLLKEAIHVISCGYEDKTDWGTEIGWIYGSVTEDILTGFKMHARGWRSIYCMPKRPAFKGSAPINLSDRLNQVLRWALGSIEILFSRHCPIWYGYGGRLKFLERFAYINTTIYPLTSIPLLLYCILPAVCLLTGKFIIPKISNLESVWFISLFISIFATGILEMRWSGVGIDEWWRNEQFWVIGGISAHLFAVFQGLLKVLAGIDTSFTVTSKATDEEGDFAELYMFKWTTLLIPPTTILIINLVGVVAGISYAINSGYQSWGPLFGKLFFAFWVIVHLYPFLKGLMGKQNRTPTIVVVWAILLASIFSLMWVRIDPFTTRVTGPDIAKCGINC; this is encoded by the exons ATGGACGGCGGCGACGCCACG AATTCGGGGAAGCATGTGGCCGGGCAGGTGTGCCAGATCTGCGGCGACGGCGTGGGCACCGCGGCGGACGGCGACCTCTTCACCGCCTGCGACGTCTGCGGCTTCCCCGTGTGCCGCCCATGCTACGAGTACGAGCGCAAGGACGGCACCCAGGCGTGCCCGCAGTGCAAGACTAAGTACAAGCGCCACAAAG GGAGCCCACCAGTACACGGTGAGGAAAATGAGGATGTGGATGCTGACGATGTGAGTGACTACAACTACCAAGCATCTGGCAACCAGGATCAGAAGCAAAAGATTGCTGAGAGAATGCTCACCTGGCGGACAAACTCACGTGGCAGTGATATTGGCCTGGCTAAGTATGACAGCGGTGAAATTGGGCATGGGAAGTATGACAGTGGTGAGATCCCTCGTGGATATATCCCGTCACTAACTCATAGCCAG ATCTCAGGAGAGATTCCTGGAGCTTCCCCTGATCATATGATGTCTCCTGTTGGGAACATTGGCAGGCGTGGACATCAATTTCCTTATGTAAATCATTCTC CAAACCCATCGAGGGAGTTCTCCGGTAGCCTTGGCAATGTTGCATGGAAAGAGAGGGTGGATGGATGGAAAATGAAGGATAAAGGTGCAATTCCTATGACCAATGGAACAAGCATTGCTCCATCAGAAGGGCGTGGAGTTGCTGATATTGATGCTTCTACTGATTATAACATGGAAGATGCCTTACT GAATGATGAAACTCGGCAACCTCTATCTAGAAAAGTGCCAATTCCTTCATCCAGAATAAATCCGTACAGAATGGTCATTGTGCTACGTTTGGCTGTTCTATGCATATTCTTGCGCTACCGTATCACACATCCTGTGAACAATGCATATCCACTGTGGCTTTTATCCGTCATATGTGAGATCTGGTTTGCTTTGTCCTGGATTTTGGATCAGTTCCCAAAGTGGTCCCCAATCAACCGTGAAACATACCTTGATAGACTGGCTTTAAG GTATGACCGAGAAGGTGAACCATCTCAATTAGCTCCTGTTGATATCTTTGTCAGTACTGTGGATCCTATGAAGGAGCCTCCTCTTGTCACTGCAAATACTGTGCTTTCCATCCTTGCTGTCGATTATCCGGTTGACAAGGTATCTTGCTATGTTTCGGATGATGGAGCTGCTATGCTGACTTTTGATGCTCTCTCTGAAACTTCAGAGTTTGCTAGAAAATGGGTTCCGTTCTGTAAGAAGTACAACATAGAGCCTAGGGCTCCGGAATGGTACTTTGCTCAGAAAATTGATTACTTGAAAGACAAAGTTCAAACTTCATTTGTGAAAGAACGCCGGGCCATGAAG AGAGAATATGAAGAATTCAAAGTTCGTATCAATGGTCTTGTAGCCAATGCACAAAAAGTTCCCGAGGAGGGATGGATCATGCAAGATGGTACACCTTGGCCTGGGAACAATACTAGGGACCATCCTGGAATGATTCAG GTTTTCCTGGGTCACAGTGGAGGGCTTGACGTTGAAGGCAATGAACTTCCTCGTTTGGTTTATGTGTCTCGTGAAAAACGTCCTGGATTCCAACATCACAAGAAGGCTGGTGCCATGAATGCACTT GTTCGTGTATCAGCTGTCCTTACTAATGGGCAATACATGTTGAATCTTGACTGTGACCACTACATCAATAATAGCAAGGCTCTTCGAGAAGCTATGTGCTTCCTTATGGACCCAAACCTAGGAAGGAATGTCTGTTATGTCCAATTTCCTCAGAGGTTTGATGGTATTGATAGGAATGACCGATATGCAAACAGGAACACTGTGTTTTTCGAT ATTAACTTGAGAGGTCTTGACGGCATTCAAGGGCCAGTTTATGTGGGAACTGGTTGTGTGTTTAACAGAACGGCCTTATATGGTTATGAGCCTCCAGTCAAGAAAAAAAAGCCAGGCTTCTTCTCTTCGCTTTGTGGGGGAAGGAAAAAGACGTCAAAATCTAAGAAGAGCTCGGAAAAGAAGAAGTCACATAGACACGCAGACAGTTCTGTACCAGTATTTAATCTCGAAGATATAGAGGAAGGGATTGAAG GTTCTCAGTTTGATGATGAGAAATCGCTGATTATGTCTCAAATGAGCTTGGAGAAGAGATTTGGCCAGTCCAGTGTTTTTGTAGCCTCTACTCTGATGGAATATGGCGGTGTTCCACAATCTGCAACTCCAGAGTCTCTTCTGAAAGAAGCTATTCATGTCATCAGCTGTGGCTATGAGGACAAAACTGACTGGGGAACTGAG ATTGGGTGGATCTATGGTTCTGTTACAGAAGACATTCTCACCGGATTCAAGATGCATGCTCGAGGCTGGCGATCAATCTACTGCATGCCTAAGCGACCAGCTTTCAAGGGATCTGCTCCTATCAACCTTTCGGATCGTTTGAATCAAGTGCTTCGGTGGGCTCTTGGTTCCATTGAAATTCTTTTCAGCAGGCATTGTCCCATATGGTATGGCTATGGAGGTCGGCTTAAATTCCTGGAGAGATTTGCTTATATCAACACAACAATTTATCCACTCACATCAATCCCGCTCCTCCTGTACTGCATATTGCCAGCAGTTTGTCTTCTCACTGGGAAGTTCATCATCCCAAAG ATTAGTAACCTAGAGAGTGTTTGGTTTATATCGCTCTTTATCTCAATCTTTGCCACTGGTATCCTTGAGATGAGGTGGAGTGGTGTTGGCATTGATGAATGGTGGAGGAACGAGCAGTTCTGGGTCATTGGTGGTATTTCTGCGCATTTATTTGCCGTCTTCCAGGGTCTCCTGAAGGTGCTTGCTGGTATCGACACGAGCTTCACTGTCACCTCTAAGGCCACTGACGAAGAAGGTGATTTTGCCGAGCTCTACATGTTCAAGTGGACAACGCTTCTGATCCCACCAACCACTATTTTGATCATCAACCTGGTCGGCGTGGTCGCTGGCATTTCCTACGCAATCAATAGCGGTTACCAGTCATGGGGACCTCTTTTCGGGAAGCTCTTCTTTGCGTTCTGGGTGATTGTCCACCTGTACCCCTTCCTCAAGGGCCTCATGGGGAAGCAGAACCGCACGCCGACCATTGTCGTTGTCTGGGCTATCCTCCTTGCGTCGATCTTTTCCCTGATGTGGGTTCGTATCGATCCATTCACCACCCGGGTCACTGGTCCTGATATCGCGAAATGTGGCATCAACTGCTAG